GCATCCTGGAAGTACCTGTCGTCTTTCGATATAAATACAGGAACACGCCCCGTTACCATTGGATCCAGTTCTTCCGGTGTCATCCCCCATTGCTTCGTCGTATAGTGAAGGAAGACCTTTTCATAAATAAACTCAGCTAGCCATCGAAGATCCCGGTCTTCCGTTTCCCGCAGCTTCAGAATAGGCACTTTCACTCCATGTCCAAATTGTCGAACCAGCTTGTCTTCGAGTTCTTGAGCAAGCCCGCTTGGCAGCAAATCCTGTAATGCCTGTAGGTTGAACGGAATTGAAACCTGCTGGCCATCAATGCTCGCCAATACCCGATGATGATAGTAATGCCACTCCGCAAATTGTGATACGTAATCCCATATGTACTTCAATTTTGTATGAAAAATATGCGGTCCATATTGATGGATCATCAAACCTTCTTGGTTAAACCGGTCGAAAGCGTTTCCGCCGATATGATTGCGCTTTTCGATGATAAGCACTTTCTTATGTAACACGTTAGCGATCCGTTCAGCTATAACAGAACCGGAAAAACCTGCGCCTACAATGATATAGTCAAACATGAGTACAACCTCCGGTTCAAGTTTTCTTATCTATTTTCTTTAAAAATACAAGGAGCAAAAGCACCGTCGGAATCATCACGAGCAATGAAAACAACGCGGCAAGCAATTTGTACAATAAATTCAGTACACCCTCTAACAATACAGAGACAACCGAGAACTCCTTGATTTCCGAGATCATATTACAAAGGTATCGCTTCTTCGCCCTAATAGATAAAGAAAAAAGAAGTACGTTAAAAAAACCCGCGCCCGTTATATTGGCTACAGGTACGATCACTGCGTCAACACTCGGCAGATTGGCTGCTTTGAATTTTCGCCAATAACTAAAACTCGCTTTGTAAGGATAGACATAAATATGCTTAATGACTTTATACTTCTCAGCAAGCTGAACTCCGTGCTCATGAGTCAACATACTGAACTCATGCTCCGGAAAAAATGCTTCGAGTTCCGGCAGATTCTTGTCTAACTGTTGAAAGCTGGCGGAACGCACAATCAGTGCTGACTTTACATGTCTACTCAAATCAAGTGCTCCTCCTTCTTAACGATAAAAGGTAAAAAACACATCCAGAGGTACACGCAGATTCTCGACAATGTACGGCTGCACGGCTTTTCTCTTACCACTAAGCACATTAATCTTTCTGAATGCATCGAACATAGCCTTCAAATAAACATTCGTCCTCTGCTCAAATGTGGCATAGAAACACCGATACATCAGTTGCCCTGTTGTTGTCAGAGCTTCGCCTATCGGATAGTTTTTCCAAACGAGCCAAAAGGCATTCCTTGTGTAAAAATACGGCGCTCTCCACGAGGCTCGATTCTTTGGCGAATATTTATGATAGGCTACAATATCAGCATAGAATTCGATCTTATAGCCTGCGTCCCAGATGCGAAATGCGGAATCAAGTTCATTGTTATACAGAAAAAACTCCTCTGGATAATATCCCACTTGACGAAATAACTCCCTTCGGATACCGACCCCGGCACCGTTATAGGACATTACATACTTATCTGAATCAGCGCTTCTATTACTATCTTCGGTTTTTTCTTCCAAATTCTTAATATCATCATAATGAAAAAAGTTACGCACATCGAAAGCAACTACACCCAGTTTCGGATCTCTCTCAAACTTCTCTACCATTCGGGAAATAGCCCGTGACGCTGGGAAGGAGTCATCATCAATGATGACAAGATACTCGCCGAGGGCTTTCTCAAAGCCTACGTTATAGGCCTCGATCCCCACATTATGGGACATGCGAATAAGCTTGGCTTCTGGAAAATCAGCCTCAACCATTTCCTGTGTGCCGTCTGTGGAGCCGTTGTCTACGACAAGAAGCTCATAATCTCGGTATTCGATATCGCGTATGCGAGACAGGCTCTCCCGCACATCGTCTTTGCGGTTCCAGCAAAGCATGACGATGGATACTTTTGGGTTCATGGGTTCGCCTCCTGCTACATCATTAAGAACTCATGATAGTGTGCAATTCTTTGATTTTTATGTCCAAGACTGGCTTATAAATATTTAAATAAACGTTGAGCGCAGAATCAAAGCCTCGTAGGCTCTGCATATCCTGATCTGTATGTGCTGTATTGAAATAACCGTCCACATAGAGGTCAACGGAACGTTCTAATTGATTTCGGACTTCGACAATATGATCGCAGGCTTCACATATAAAGTAACCTGAAGCAGGTGCAGATTCAGTATAGATTCCACAATTAAACTGGCCTTTTAACAGCTCCGGTTCATGCTTTCCTGCTATCAATACAATTTGTGCTGAAGGATTCACTTGTACGATCCGGTCAAAGATATCTCTCAGGTGGTTCATGTGTGCGTTATCTTTGATAGCAATGCGGTGTTGCTCCTGAATGATCCGGTTAAATGTCTCCTCCAGCGGCTCACGCTGGACGACACGACCTTCCAAGGCTTTGCCGCTAATCCCTCCAATGGCGTCTTCAACAGCAAGTAGCACGGTTCGTGCGGTCTGCAGCTGACCTTTATAATTAGAAAAGTATACAGCCCGAAACATATCATCGAATAGCCTGTCCACAAAATAGGACCGGGAAGATTCATGCGTATACTTGACGAAGAAGCGAATCCGATTTCTCCAAAAATAGTACGTTGGAAAGGTGCTCGTTCTGTTGGCTGCGCCCATTTTATGCCACACCTTCGATTTGCCGTTCGCAACGACCCGATAACCGGCCAACTTCATGCGGTAGAACCACTCAATGTCATCCCAATAAATAAAACACTGCTCGTCCAACAGACCAACCTGGCGAATGACCTCGGAGCGGATGAGCACAGAGCATGCGGGTACATAGTCACATTCGACTATTTCCGGCAAAGTACCGTTGTCGACAGCTCCTTTATAGTGAGGATTAACATTGAACCGCTCCCAATCAATTGAGGCGCCCATCTCTTGAATTTCATACGGCCGATCCAGAACAAACAGCTTGGACCCTACAGCAGCTACATCCTCATGATCCTCCATATAGCTGACCAGTTCCTGCAGTGCGGCAGCGTCAACCATGACATCGTTATCCAGTAAATAAATATATGTATACGAGCCGGAAAGGGCCTGACGCAGCCCTGTATTAAACCCGCCGGAGCCCCCCAGATTGCGTTCATTAACAAGCAAGGTAACTTGATTCCCGAATTGTGCTCTTATCGCTTCGGCTGAACCATCCGAGGATGCATTATCGACAACCATAATGTCGATATCACGATAAGTCGATTTTTGAAGGGAGTCTAGACATCGCAGAACATATTCCTTTTTATTCCAGTTGCAGATAACAACAGCTACTCTTGCTGACATATCGGTTTCCCCCAATCTTCTCATATATTGACTGCAAAAATAAGCGGCGGCTCCTTGTCATTGGCTTGGTAACAGCGAATAATCTCATTGCGAATTTCTTTGTAAAACGCGATCGAGCCGATGGCAAAAACATGAATGTCACCTGCAACAGCCCGCTCAAGCGAAAACACTTCAACTTCCTGGATTCTTTGCCCCCACAAGGACAGCTTTTTATCGACAAAACCGGCAACTGCAAGCCCGTGCAGCTTGGCTAATTGCATCAGCGTCTGTCCTGCATCCCCAGCCCCATAAATCATGATAGTGCCTATCCCTTGACGAACGATTTCGACCACTAGATCGCTGAGATCCACCAGATAACTGTGGGACGAGGACACCTTCAGATGTTTCTGGAGAATATACAGCGGCGCAGACCTTGTTACCACGCCTTGTGGCCAGTAAACCTTGCTGTGCTTCCACCCATGACGGCTAAATTCTAAGAATCGTTCTACGCCCAACTGCTCTAGCAGTTGTTGATCCTGCACGTTGCAAATCGAGTTTAATGTCCGGCTCCCGAAGTTTTCATCATATTTCAAAGAGCCTAGCTGTTGAGCTTCTTCATACGTGGGCATCTCCATGACTCTCTGAATGATTTTACACATCTCCGCACCGTTAAGAAAATCTTCTTCATTAATAGCAGCACTGGAGGCCGACATCTTGAAATAAAGCTTTTGAAAAGCAACAATACCATCACGGCAGACCAGCTTCTGCTTATGCTCTTCTTCCGAAGACGAGCGCTCAGCAGTGACGGGAAGAGCGGTACCGTTCCCATTGTCCCGGTAACTGAGCGTCGAACCCTCCTCCCCTATCATCAGTAGTTCTTCCAGTACTTCAGGGCTTCGCGCAATTGTCCGAATCATCGCGAAATGCTCTCCAGCGTTCCCAGCATACCCTCGAATGTCCATGCCTTGAAACAGCAAATTTCTATTCAAGTCTCCGCCCATCGCCAATAGATGAGTTGTCCGATACCCTACGCCCGCCTGACTCAGTGCAGCATCCAAAGATTTCTGAATGGTACCGTAAATCCCCATATCAATGGTCACCATATCCTGAAAGGATCCTACCGTACCTTGAAGATAGGAAACCAATAGCGCCCTGGATTTATTAATAAATGCTTGAACCTTCTGTTTGGCAGGCTCCCTCGTTAGTATGTTTAACAAATGATGCTTTAACGTGCCGCCTTCCTGCAGTGTAATATCCTTCGTCTCATCCGCATTCAAGTGAAAGTATTCCCGGTAGGCTGCGAACTCATGGGCGTCGATCAATCCGAATGGCTCCAGCAGTTGTCCAACCGTCACGTGCCTTCTCTGAAACAGGAAGTCGAGCTCTTTTTCGTTAATTTCCTTGATGCCTGCAAAAAAAGTGGAGGCCCGTGAAACATATAGTGGAGCGATATGCAACGGAAACCCTTTGTGCTTGGAGCTATTCATCAGCAGTTCACTTAGTAGCGCACCTTCGCGCATTAAAGGGTATACGGCTTGATGCCCCTCCGTTACGCAAATTCGCAGAGTCCACTCGCACAACCCCGTTAAGAACGGTCCCAGGATGCTCGCGCCGAATTTAAACCAGAACTTATATGCCTCTTCACAGGAAGCATTTAGACATGAAGCGAGCTGCCGCATCGCTCTCAGGCGGGGCAGTAGGCTTTCGTGTCGCACTTCTTCCCACTTAATAGAGCTGTGGAACGAAACTGGGATCACGCCGTAATGAATCGCTAGAATTCCGGCCTGCTCAGCTCCTTGAACATCCGATACCCTATTGTCTCCGATATGGACGATCCGGCTTTTATCGGTTTGCGGATATTTCTTCAGCAGTTTCTCGAATAGCAGGCTCGAGGACTTATTCACACCATATTCGCTGGAAACGAAAATGTGGTCCACCATGTTAACAGGAAAACTATTCGCCGCTAGCAGTCCCCGAATCTGATCTTCGCTTAGATACATATCGGATACAAGGACAATCACTTTTTGCTTGCTGCTCAAATAATAAACCAGTGACTCAACACTGGGGTTAAGCATCGTAGCATTTTTCTCCACATCCAGTTCCAGTTCTAACAGTTTGTGAATTTGCCCTGTATGAGGGGGAAGGGACGCATAGATTTCTTCCAATGTAACCTCTATCGTACCCTGTCTTTGCCTTTTTACAATACGAGAATGCTGTTCGGCCAGAATACGCAATTGCTGAAATTCATACGCTGTTAGTCCCGCACGCAAATAACCGAGTTCTAACGCCTTCCGGCCAACCTCCAGAAACACCTCCTCTGGGTTGTTAAATCCGCGGAATACAATGGTGTCGAAGATATCGAAGCTTATGACCTCGAGCTGATTCCATCGGTCGGCCCATGGCGCCAAAAATTCATCCTCCAACCACAAGCCGTTATGTTCCTTTGGACTGCCTGCGTCCTGTTCTAAGGATGTCACAACACGCCGCCTCCTTCTCCAGCAAAGCTATAAAAACCAAGTATTGGAATTCTGAGATTCATTGATTTGAGCTGCTCCATGATCGACGATTCCCATTCCGAAATAATTATGACCACATCCAGCGCGTCCTGTTGTTCATACAAAAGTTCCGGGTTTACGACAGGAATCTCTTGACACAACGTCCCCCACTTGGCCTGATTATTATCGAGCAATAAGGGGATTGTTAACCCCTGCTGCCTCCAAAATTCCGCCGCCTGCCGACCCGCTAATCCCGAACCGAATATCCCTATTCGTTCATAATCGTGCCTGCGAAAAAAGCCCGCCGCTTCACTGACCTGTCTCGTAAAGAACATGCCGCGCATATAAGCCCTATCCGCAGGGTGTAAAATGTTGAAATGCCCCCTATGAAGGGGTCTTTTTCGGCGACGCTGGCGGCTCTTCTCCTCATACATCGCGTACATGCTACTGGTCATATCCTGCAAATAAGTTAGTGCAGGGATATGGTTACTCCAGGACTGAAGGATAGCCGGATTCTCAGTGATTAGAGTTAAGATCTTGGCAAGGGCTTCACTGTTTCCAGCTTCAAATAAAGCGCCATACTCCTCTTTTATAAATTCAGGAATACCTCCGATATTTGATCCGATGACTGGCGTACCACTCATGAGTGCTTCCTGCGTAACTAGCGTAGCCGTTTCCGGGCAAACGGATGGGACTACAAGCACATCCATCTCA
This genomic window from Paenibacillus hexagrammi contains:
- a CDS encoding glycosyltransferase family 2 protein, producing the protein MNPKVSIVMLCWNRKDDVRESLSRIRDIEYRDYELLVVDNGSTDGTQEMVEADFPEAKLIRMSHNVGIEAYNVGFEKALGEYLVIIDDDSFPASRAISRMVEKFERDPKLGVVAFDVRNFFHYDDIKNLEEKTEDSNRSADSDKYVMSYNGAGVGIRRELFRQVGYYPEEFFLYNNELDSAFRIWDAGYKIEFYADIVAYHKYSPKNRASWRAPYFYTRNAFWLVWKNYPIGEALTTTGQLMYRCFYATFEQRTNVYLKAMFDAFRKINVLSGKRKAVQPYIVENLRVPLDVFFTFYR
- a CDS encoding glycosyltransferase family 2 protein, which encodes MSARVAVVICNWNKKEYVLRCLDSLQKSTYRDIDIMVVDNASSDGSAEAIRAQFGNQVTLLVNERNLGGSGGFNTGLRQALSGSYTYIYLLDNDVMVDAAALQELVSYMEDHEDVAAVGSKLFVLDRPYEIQEMGASIDWERFNVNPHYKGAVDNGTLPEIVECDYVPACSVLIRSEVIRQVGLLDEQCFIYWDDIEWFYRMKLAGYRVVANGKSKVWHKMGAANRTSTFPTYYFWRNRIRFFVKYTHESSRSYFVDRLFDDMFRAVYFSNYKGQLQTARTVLLAVEDAIGGISGKALEGRVVQREPLEETFNRIIQEQHRIAIKDNAHMNHLRDIFDRIVQVNPSAQIVLIAGKHEPELLKGQFNCGIYTESAPASGYFICEACDHIVEVRNQLERSVDLYVDGYFNTAHTDQDMQSLRGFDSALNVYLNIYKPVLDIKIKELHTIMSS
- a CDS encoding HAD-IA family hydrolase; its protein translation is MTSLEQDAGSPKEHNGLWLEDEFLAPWADRWNQLEVISFDIFDTIVFRGFNNPEEVFLEVGRKALELGYLRAGLTAYEFQQLRILAEQHSRIVKRQRQGTIEVTLEEIYASLPPHTGQIHKLLELELDVEKNATMLNPSVESLVYYLSSKQKVIVLVSDMYLSEDQIRGLLAANSFPVNMVDHIFVSSEYGVNKSSSLLFEKLLKKYPQTDKSRIVHIGDNRVSDVQGAEQAGILAIHYGVIPVSFHSSIKWEEVRHESLLPRLRAMRQLASCLNASCEEAYKFWFKFGASILGPFLTGLCEWTLRICVTEGHQAVYPLMREGALLSELLMNSSKHKGFPLHIAPLYVSRASTFFAGIKEINEKELDFLFQRRHVTVGQLLEPFGLIDAHEFAAYREYFHLNADETKDITLQEGGTLKHHLLNILTREPAKQKVQAFINKSRALLVSYLQGTVGSFQDMVTIDMGIYGTIQKSLDAALSQAGVGYRTTHLLAMGGDLNRNLLFQGMDIRGYAGNAGEHFAMIRTIARSPEVLEELLMIGEEGSTLSYRDNGNGTALPVTAERSSSEEEHKQKLVCRDGIVAFQKLYFKMSASSAAINEEDFLNGAEMCKIIQRVMEMPTYEEAQQLGSLKYDENFGSRTLNSICNVQDQQLLEQLGVERFLEFSRHGWKHSKVYWPQGVVTRSAPLYILQKHLKVSSSHSYLVDLSDLVVEIVRQGIGTIMIYGAGDAGQTLMQLAKLHGLAVAGFVDKKLSLWGQRIQEVEVFSLERAVAGDIHVFAIGSIAFYKEIRNEIIRCYQANDKEPPLIFAVNI